A genomic stretch from Komagataeibacter xylinus includes:
- a CDS encoding ATP-dependent Clp protease proteolytic subunit, whose amino-acid sequence MNGMQPNYRIRMDDEDPRDPDIPEPQGPETEEPDKNRTLSSPIGELESRLFDQRKVLVFGPINDKIARDVTGRLLALAGASDKPIDVYVNSPGGHVESGDTIHDMIRFVDSLAPVNMIGTGWVASAGALIFAAGNKERRYCLPNTRFLLHQPMGGVRGPATDIDIEAREIIKMRERLNRLFARETGQPYEKVCKDTDRNYWMSADEAIAYGLVTRVIDKISDLH is encoded by the coding sequence ATGAACGGCATGCAGCCGAACTACCGCATCCGCATGGATGATGAAGACCCGAGAGATCCCGATATCCCCGAACCCCAGGGCCCGGAAACCGAGGAGCCCGACAAGAACCGCACGCTGTCCTCGCCCATTGGCGAGCTTGAAAGCCGCCTGTTCGACCAGCGCAAGGTGCTGGTGTTCGGCCCGATCAATGACAAGATCGCCCGTGACGTGACCGGCCGCCTGCTCGCCCTTGCCGGTGCATCCGACAAGCCGATTGATGTGTACGTCAACTCGCCCGGCGGCCATGTGGAAAGCGGCGACACCATTCACGACATGATCCGCTTTGTCGATTCGCTTGCCCCGGTGAACATGATCGGCACGGGCTGGGTTGCCTCCGCTGGCGCGCTCATCTTTGCCGCGGGCAACAAGGAGCGGCGCTACTGTCTGCCCAACACGCGCTTTTTGCTGCACCAGCCCATGGGCGGCGTGCGCGGGCCTGCCACCGATATCGACATCGAGGCCCGCGAGATCATCAAGATGCGCGAGCGGCTCAACCGCCTGTTTGCCCGCGAGACCGGCCAGCCTTACGAGAAGGTGTGCAAAGACACCGACCGTAACTACTGGATGTCCGCTGATGAAGCGATTGCCTACGGTCTGGTGACGCGCGTGATCGACAAGATCTCGGACCTGCATTGA
- a CDS encoding LL-diaminopimelate aminotransferase, whose translation MTEEFHRIRRLPPYVFAEVNKAKAAARARGEDIIDLGMGNPDTPTPPHIVQKLVETVADPRAHRYSVSRGIPGLRRALAGYYERRFNVKLDPETEVIATLGSKEGLANLASAITSPGDTILVPNPSYPIHQFGFIIAGASVRSIPATPDDEMLEALDRAVRHSVPKPTALIVNFPSNPTAYLADLDFYRKLVAFARKHEIWILSDLAYAEIYFGDNVPPSILEVPGAKDIAVEFTSLSKTYSMAGWRMGFAAGNPKLISALTRIKSYLDYGAFTPIQVAAVAALSGPQDCVAEIRDIYRKRRDVLIQGLHAAGWDVPSPEGSMFAWAPIPKQFRELGSVGFSKLLLKEAGVAVAPGLGFGEHGEGFVRIGLVENTQRLRQACRSIRHFMTEHGGVAPTSEQAAPLPDTQPAHS comes from the coding sequence ATGACCGAAGAATTCCATCGTATCCGCCGCCTGCCGCCCTATGTCTTCGCTGAAGTCAACAAGGCCAAGGCCGCCGCCCGAGCGCGGGGGGAGGATATTATCGATCTCGGCATGGGCAATCCCGACACGCCCACGCCGCCGCACATCGTGCAGAAGCTGGTCGAGACCGTGGCCGACCCGCGCGCGCACCGCTATTCGGTCAGCCGGGGCATTCCCGGCCTGCGCCGGGCGCTTGCGGGATATTATGAGCGCCGCTTCAACGTAAAGCTCGACCCCGAGACCGAGGTGATCGCGACCCTTGGCTCAAAGGAAGGGCTGGCCAATCTCGCCTCCGCCATCACCAGCCCGGGCGACACCATTCTGGTGCCCAACCCGTCCTATCCCATCCATCAGTTCGGCTTCATCATTGCTGGCGCCTCGGTGCGCTCGATTCCGGCCACGCCGGATGACGAAATGCTCGAGGCCCTCGACCGCGCGGTGCGCCATTCGGTGCCCAAGCCCACGGCGCTGATCGTCAATTTTCCGTCAAACCCGACCGCGTACCTGGCCGACCTTGATTTCTACCGCAAGCTGGTGGCGTTTGCCCGCAAGCACGAGATCTGGATCCTGTCCGACCTAGCCTATGCCGAGATCTATTTTGGCGACAACGTGCCCCCCTCGATCCTTGAAGTGCCGGGGGCAAAAGATATCGCGGTCGAGTTCACCTCGCTGTCCAAGACCTATTCCATGGCAGGCTGGCGCATGGGCTTTGCGGCGGGCAACCCCAAGCTGATCTCGGCGCTGACACGCATCAAGTCCTATCTTGATTACGGCGCGTTCACTCCCATTCAGGTTGCGGCGGTGGCGGCCCTGAGCGGCCCGCAGGACTGCGTTGCCGAAATCCGCGACATTTATCGCAAGCGCCGCGACGTGCTGATCCAGGGCCTGCACGCGGCAGGGTGGGACGTGCCCTCGCCCGAGGGCTCGATGTTCGCCTGGGCGCCGATTCCCAAGCAGTTCCGCGAACTCGGCAGCGTGGGCTTCTCCAAGCTTCTGCTCAAGGAAGCAGGCGTTGCCGTGGCTCCGGGCCTTGGCTTTGGCGAGCATGGCGAAGGCTTCGTGCGCATCGGCCTGGTGGAAAACACCCAGCGCCTGCGACAGGCCTGCCGCTCCATCCGCCATTTCATGACGGAACATGGCGGCGTCGCCCCGACCAGCGAGCAGGCCGCTCCCCTGCCCGACACGCAGCCCGCCCATTCATGA